A genomic segment from Takifugu rubripes chromosome 20, fTakRub1.2, whole genome shotgun sequence encodes:
- the LOC115247261 gene encoding putative protein TPRXL, translated as PSSPSSPPSPSPSPPSSSSSPSSSSPSPSSPSSSSSSSPSSPSPSSSSP; from the exons ccatcatcaccatcatcaccaccatcaccatcaccatcaccaccatcatcatcatcatcaccatca tcatcatcaccatcaccatcatcaccatcatcatcatcatcatcatcaccatcatcaccatcaccatcatcatcatcacca